The Methanosarcina acetivorans C2A genome includes the window CACACGCTGGCTGGAATGAAAAACAAATAAAATTCATATGTGCAAGCTGAGTTTCTAGCCTCCGGTATGACCGTCCTATCAATCCGGGAAACCGATAAACTAACATTTATAGAAGGGATCCCGTTTGTATACTTACTGAGAAGTAAGTGCGCTACTATGGAAGAGATGAACAAACAAATCAACAGATACTCCATTATGCAGGGAACTTTTTGCAGTGTTCTGCCCGTGAGCAGCTTCAATATTATTTTGATTACACCCTGAAAGATAAGGTAAACCTCCTGCACAAAATACTTCCCACCGAAAAAAATTCCCTTACTCTCCGGGACAGATGGTGAATGTGAGAAATATACGATTCTGATCTGCCTATGGAGCCGGAGCTACATAGAAATCCCAGAGAGTTGAAAAACAGGGTATACGAGAACGTAGAGAATCTCAGCTCCTTTTCTTCCGGGATTTTGCTTTTTTACGGTTTATGCGGAAACGTCCTGGGAAATGTCGAAAAAGACTTTGAAAGAAGGGCTTTCCCCTGCCCGGTTCGTAGGAGGGGTGGATAACTACCTGAAGATACTAAAAAGTGTCAGTGACTCTGGAACATATCTTTTTACGCCCACGTACAGCAAAAGCTGGAGAGAACCGATTGAACTGGACCGGTTACACCACGATCCGGCTAAAGTATTGAAAATAATGAAAAAGACCCGTGAAATGATCGGCTACAAAAAGGTTGCAAAGATCAATACGGGGCTTGAATATACTGAAAATTTCGATGATTTGATCAGGGAATTTGCAGAAATATTTGATTTCGAAATACGAGTCTTTTTAATTTTTTCTGGTTTTTCTTCAATTTCAAGACAACCACAAAATTTCATCCCAATTTGAGCAAATCAATTCACTCATTTAAAAATGTTGATTCATTTACACAAGCATTCACCAAAATTTTCCAAATTGTGGAACTATTTTTGTGGGAATTTCCGACAGCTACAGCTATAAGCCATCAAGTTTAAGAACTAATTATTCTCCAATTCTAGCATTATCCATATTGGAATCTTGCTCTCATTAAAGGTGAGAAACCTTTCCATTTTCCAGTGCTGAAACACCGTTTGTTGAAAAAAGTAAATAGATTGTAACAAAAATTAGTTAGTCCATTATTGGTTTTGAATGACCTCGCTTTGTCTACTATATCACATATCAAAGAAAATATCTGTTCCATTGTATTATCTGTCTCAGGTGTAAAACCTTTTTTCAAGAAGCTCACATTCTTGCTGAAAATCTCTTCGGCATAAGAAATCGCTTTATGAGACGCTTCAGAAAGTTCAAGATCAGAGTTAAATTCTCGTATCTTCTGAATATGCGCAACAGCACTGATAACCGTATCAGACAGTATCAATTGAGATATCTCATTGTAGGTAATCTTATCGTTATCTGGAATCTCTTCAATAGAACTGAATTCCTCATAATACCTCTTACTAACGTTTTTTAATTGATGAAACACACAAAAAGAATGAGTCACTTCAGGAAAGACCATTTTTACGGCTCCAATGATCGCTTTATCCTCATCAGAAACAATCTTTTTGATTTTATCTTCAGGAAATCGGTTCTTTATTCGTATAAAAAGAGGCATCAGAGCCTCAATTGTTGGTAACCTCTCAGTTACTTCAAAATCTAAAATGACCTTCTCTTTGGTAGCAACAACGTAAACAGATTTATATCGCATTTTTTTCCATTCTTTCTTTGTGAGTTTCGTTCCAATAAATTCTTCAAGCTTTTTTTTCCATCCATTCTTGATCCAATTCCCATCAACATACAATGTTTCTTCAAAGCTAACTCCTTGGTTCAAAAGTTCTTGCTTTGAAAGTTTTGCTAGTTTCTGTTCATATAACCACAATGAAGTGGGACAAGGAGCTCTTCCACAGACATTTATTACTCCTTCTGTATATGTTTCCCCAATTCGCCGAGAATTGTGCAGACTGCATCGTCCATCGTATCTGACATTTATTTGTGTATCATAATATTCAGAACTGTAATTTGCAGAACCCTGAACACCAATAACCTGATCATGATAATGTTTCTTACAAGTGGGACAAAGCCAGTATGTAACATTGAGAGATATAGTGCCGTAACGTGATATAATAAAACAAGTGTGATGAGAGTTAACATGTAATTTACTTCCACAACTATCACACTGAGTAGGGGAGAATATAGAGAACATGGGATAGTATCGATTTCCAACCAAAACTTTTGGCAAAGGAATTATTATTTTGCCGTCAACTATCGTTTTTATCATTGATTTATCTATTGCAATGTTTCCTTTTCCCATAAATAGAAAAAATATATCAATATAATTAAAATTTTATTGTTTTGCACGATATAGAGGGAAAACGAAAAACCAGAAAATAATAAAAAGTCTCCGAAATACTGGAATTCAAAGAGGAAAATCAAAAAATTTCCGAAGATTGCCATGGGGAAATTAAAGTGGCAACCCGGAGTAAATAAAACCGATTCAAAAAAGCAATTGAGTAACCCCAATTTACCTGATAATGGTTGAAAAGTGAAACATCAGAATCGTAATCTTGGCCTGCGGGAAATGACTCCGTCCAGGTCTTCAAAATTCCAATAAAATCTTCTTCTTTCTTCAAGCGGAAGATTTTGGGCTGGAGACCAGATAATAAATGAGGAATCGATGAACTGTACGACCTAATCTCCAGCAAAGTCTTAAGGACATCCCCGAAAAGAATCAGACAGAAGCTTCCTTATTCAGGATATAAGCGACCATTTCAGGGTTCAGCTTGCTTTCCCTTGAAATTTTTTTCTCAATCTCCTCGGCTGGTTTGCCTTCAATTTTCATGGCTTTAATCTTTTCAATCACTGAGGATGGAATTGCATAATATTCGTTGATGTCCTTCCTGTGACCCCAGACGTCGCCTTCAAGAAGCTGTATTCTCTGCATCAGAAGGAACATTTCTATGGATTTTGAAACTGTGCGCATGTAAGATTTAGGTAGCTGAATTACCTCAATCTTCGGGCAGGTTTCAACCAGTCCAAAAATGTCCTTGTTCGAAGGCCTGAAAGCCAAGTGTACGATACGCTCATTCGGATTAAGTGTAAAGATTTCTTCTCTTGAACTAACCACTCTTATTCTCATGTTTTCCCCCCACTGTTCGTTTATGTTTAATTTGTTTTATGTTTTGAGTTGTTTCATTTTTACTATATTAGAAAGTACATACACTTGTTATAAATAGTTATCTCATTGAACTAATATTATTTGGATAGTATAGCGATTAGTACGGTTCTGTCAGGCATTAGAGAAAGAGCCTTAAAAAGCCTTAAAAAAGAATAAAGACACTATTCACAGGTATAATTATAATTTCCAAATAGTTTTTAGTCTTTTTTCATACTAAAAATATTTTTGCGTACTACTTGAATAATTCAGATCTTTAATTCCTGAATATTATAGATTCAGTCTGAAATTCAACTGAGATTTTGCTCAAAGAAGGACAGAGAAAGCTGCAATAACAATTAGAAAAAATTCATGGGGCTTGGAGTACCAGAGAAAACTCCGTGAGAAATTTCAGACAGAAGTTAAATTTCATATTGGAGTTAAAGAAAAAATAGCAGGAGAACGACAGAAGAACATTCAAAGGAATATTTCAGAATGAAAAACCTCCGGCTGGGAATGAAAAATTGCGCCAGAAGGCTTCTAAAAAGAAATAGGTAAAAAGTTGTGCTCCCTCAGGTTCGCTGAACCCGGGAGGCTTTATCCAGAAGAATACAGGGATCAGAGAAGCTTATCAAGTTCAGCTGCCAGTATACTGCCCTGGGTAACACCCATAAAGCGCTTTACTTCAGTCCCATCCTTCTGAATGATCAGGGTCGGGACAGCATGTATGCCGTACTTTGAGGCAAGTTCCTGGTTTTCATCCACATCGACAACCTTGAACTCAACCTTATCCCCATACTTTTTTTCGAGCTCTTCAAGAATAGGTTTTTGCATCCTGCAAGGTCCACACCATGTTGCGGAAAAGTCCAATAACATCGGTTTCATAAAATCACCTGCAATACTTGAAACGTCTGAGACTTTTGCTGTTTTAGTTTATAACTACTCCGGTCAGCGTGCAGAGGAATCGTATATGTGCGTCCGTACGGCACGGCTGCTGGCACCCCAATCCTGAATGATAGACGACCTAAAGATAGAATTACCAGATACAGGGTCGGGACTCAATTTATTGTATATATTCTTCGTGATATGAAATAATTTTCCCACTATCCGATTATTCTTCCTGCTTCGTACGTTTCCCGCCGAGAATAAGTCCGCAGGCTTTATCCTGCCATAGTAAGGTGAATTATTTCCATATCGAAGTGCAATACTCTTTATATTGATCGCAGCATTTATATCTCTATCGCGTCTGGTCCCACACAGAGCGAATCCGATCTCTATTCCGTTTAAATCAGATAAGAGTTGAGATAGCCGCAAGCATTGCAGAACTTGAAAGACGGCTCAAAAATACCGACTCATAAGAGTATCTTGCCATAACAGAGAGCTCTATATTCCAATCTGGAAATGAGATTACTCCATAAAGTATCACTTATTGATCGCACAGGTCTATGGTTTCTCCGTTTTCAGCCAGATTATCTTCTCTCACCGCTATCTGACATAGACTTTTACATCTGACATAGACTTTTACTTATCATATTGTCAGACGATCAAATTTGATTCTGATTGGAAATAAGGCAACGGATAATCAACAGGCTTACACTGGTTGAAATCTCCGGAAGTTGTCAGGAAACTTTTGAAGCTTATAGAAAGCCCCGGAGTATTTGAGCTTCTCTTAAAATTTTCGATCGAAAAACAAAGTATCCACCATCTGTCCGACTGGACTTGATGGGATATTATTGAAAGTTAAATAGCTAAATCTCCCAATGCTTCATATTTCTTTTTAGATTTACAGTTCAGGATTCTTTGAATAAAATAGACTAATAGAGCCTTAATGGGACCTTTGAGATATCTAATTAACTCCCTCCCACACTGGTTCTTCCCTATGAGAGAAAAATTTGAATAAAAAAGTAAGAGTCCTGATTTATTCTGATCATTGTTGAGTACATTTAATTCTATAATAGTTATATAATAATTATATGAATTATATAATTGATGGGACACCAGCAGCTCAATTTATTTTTAGCTGAAAGAGTGGAATAAACTGCCTGAATCAAACATTATTTGTCTGTGGCGGAATCAGGAATCGTTTGTAACAGATGTAACAGATAATCAAAATTTTAGATGTATCATTGATCTATTTATAACATATTCAGATTCAGATAGGTTGATTAATAGATAATCAGGTCCATCAAAATGCGAGCAATTTAGGATACCATCAAAAAGAATCTAATTAATCGACACATCTGGAGTTCCGAATAATGTTCCGAATATATAACTAAGTGGGGGGATGTATAAATGGCAGAAAAATTTGAAAGTAGAGGGATAGAGGAAGCGTCATCTGAAGTGCCAACTCAACGTAGATGCGGAGCAATGGAAGTTCACCACAGGCTGCTAAGGTCTGCGTCGTACGTCAGAGAACGCGATCAAATTGAAAATCTGGCTCTCAAATATAAACAAGGGTTTCGAGCAATATCTCGGATGGAAATTGTCAAGATCCCTGTGGTTGTTCATGTCGTATGGAATGAAGAAGAGGAGAATATTTCTGACGCTCAGATCCAGAGCCAGATAGATATTCTCAATAAAGACTTCCGCAAGTTGAATTCCGACGTGTCACAGGTGCCTTCTGTCTGGAGTAATCTCATAGCAGACCTGGGGATTGAGTTTTTCCTCGCAACAAAAGACCCGAATGGAAATCAGACTACAGGAATAACTCGCACTCAAACTTCAGTGACCTTTTTCACTACCAGCGATGAAGTGAAATTCGCATCCAGTGGGGGTGAGGATGCATGGCCGGCCGATCGTTATCTGAATATTTGGGTATGTCATGTGCTTAAAAGTGAGATAGGTCAAGACATATTGGGTTACGCGCAATTTCCAGGTGGGCCCGCTGAAACCGATGGTGTTGTTATTGTTGATGCAGCTTTTGGTACCACTGGAACTGCCTTACCGCCATTTGACAAGGGACGAACGGCAACCCATGAAATCGGACACTGGTTAAACCTCTACCATATCTGGGGTGACGAATTGCGTTTTGAGGATCCATGTTCACGTTCAGATGAGGTTGATGATACTCCAAATCAGGCAGATCCTAATTTTGGCTGTCCAAGTTATCCACATGTCAGCTGCAGCAATGGACCAAATGGCGATATGTTCATGAATTACATGGATTACGTAGACGATAAATGTATGGTTATGTTCACACAGGGCCAGGCAACTCGTGTAAATGCATGTCTTGACGGACCAAGATCATCGTTCCTGGCGAGAGTGGAAGAAACAGAAAAGAAAGAAGCACCATCCAAGCGTGAAATGCCTATGCCAAGGTAAAACGCCTGTGGACAAAATGGAAAGGGCATAGTCTGAAGGTGAAATGCCTATGCCAATGTGAAGTATCTCTGAGGAAGATAGATGTCGTATCGTCTGAGGGCGGAATACCTTGACGTTTCGTCCTCGGTATCGGTTCTTCCCCGTATCATAAATAATGGATAACTCAAAAAATAGGGCCTGTCAGTAACCGGCTATGAATATATGGACCGGGTAACTGATGACTTCTTTTGGCAAGGGCAAATATAAAGGATAAAATATGACCGAATTACCTGAAGAGATCTTCCGGATATGGATACACTCCTTTGAGGAAGATACGAATGGAATAACTGTATACAGGCCAGTTGAGTACGAGTTTCCGCGAGCTCGCGGTAGGGGGGGGATTGAGTTCAGGCCAGATGGAGTGTTCATCGATTGGGAAATTGGCCCTACTGATGCCTCTCGCGGAATTAACGGACACTGGGAGATGGAGGGCCCCGGGCGAGTGCGTGTATCTTTTGAAGGCAATGCCCGGCCACCTCGAATCCTGGAAATCCTTCAGATTGATGCGGAGATTCTGAAGGTGAGGCAGTTGCCAGCATCTTCCTGACCTGCATTCGGAGGTGAGATAACGGGGAGGTATATAGTACTCTCGGACTCCGGCGAAAAACACAGTGCTGAGGAATCGGCGGCGAGGAATTTTGGAGCACATTGGGTTCGGCTTGGGGATCAGACTGTAGTATGGACAGATTCCGAAGAATGGAACGCTTTCACCAATAAAGCCAGAAAGGCAGGCATAAGTCTTGACCGGGTAGAAGGTCGAGAGCTGGAAGGCCAGCTTTATCTTATCATTCAGATCGGGAGGGCATTCCAGGATACATATCCTGAAGCCAGGGTAGCCATAGAAAAAGGCCGTTATTTAGTAGTCGATTTGCTCCCCGAGGAAGTAAGCCGTTTCACTGAAGGCGAGGGGGACTGGTGGACGATACGTCCGCTGGCAATGGACAGCGTGGTTATGGATATAATCAAACCTGAAGCCCGGGAAGCCGTTCCAAGGATGCAGGCAAACATTGAAGCTGTGTCACAATCCACATACAATTATTATCTGAGTTCGCTGGTGAATTTCCTGACTCGTCATTCCTTAAGCTCTCAATTTACCAGCGCAGCAACCTGGGCGACAGATCAGTTGCAAAACTTTGGTTACCAGGTGGAATTGATTCCAATAAATGTTGGAAGTGGCGAAAGCTATAATGTCATTGCGGATCGTTCGGGCAATGAAAGTGGAGCCCGTAAACTGATACTTGTTACTGCTCACCTGGACTCGGTAAACCTCACCGGGGGAAGGGAGGCACCCGCCCCGGGTGCGGATGACAATGCAAGCGGTGCTGCAGGGGTTCTGGAGATCGCACGCGTGCTTGCTGAACATCCTGCAAAACAAGACCTGCGTCTCATTCTTTTTGGCGGGGAGGAACAGGGCCTTCACGGGAGCAAACAATATGTCAGCGGATTGGCGACCAGTGAACGCGCCCGTATCAGTGCAGTTATCAACATGGACATGGTTGCGACCTTAAATACCGCATCGCCAACTGTCTTGCTCGAAGGAGCTCCAGTTTCAAGGACTATAATGGGAGAACTTGCCGAAGCAGCTTCGACATACACATCACTGGCTGTCCAGACATCAGAGAACCCCTTTGCAAGTGATCACGTACCTTTCATCGATGAGCTTATCCCTGCAGTTCTCACGATTGAAGGAACTGATAGTTCAAATACCAACGTACATACCGCTAATGATACGCTTGATCACATCAACTGCGGTCTTGCACTGGACATTGTCCGGATGAATTTAGCTGTTACTTTCAGGCTGCTTGGTGTTGACGAGTCGCAGACACCCTAAATGCCTTTTCCGAACCGGTCATTTTCCAGGTTTAATTGGTGCAGGAACAGAGACGTATACAGAGCAGAAAATCAGAAGCGTGATACGAACATACAATTGGAAATAATTAATAGTTAAAGTAGACGGATTATTTTGTGGGATACAAAAAGCAGTAAAGCAAAATGAGTGGGGTAATGAAATGATTGGAATAGTAGCTGCCTTCGAAAAGGTGAAAATTCCGGAAATGGGAAAAAGTTTTGGAACCGGCTGGCTCCCTCCGTTACCGTCCTTAAAAGATTACACAGAAGAAAGCGCTCAGATTCCCGAGATGGCAGAAAAACTCGGAATTCCGACTTCCAGAAAGGAAACAAAAACTCTGGAACTGCCTGTTTCCATAGACTTCAGGAATTGGTGTTCGCCGATTGAAGATCAAATGGATCTGGGCTCCTGTACCGCCCACGCAGGTGTAGGAGTGGTAGAGTACTTTGAGCGACGAGCCTTTGGGAAACATATTGACGGGTCAAGATTTTTTGTCTACAAGACGACCAGAAACCTGATGGGAGTCAAGGGAGACACCGGAGCCTGGCTCCGGAACACCATGGGAGCACTGGCTCTTTGCGGTGTCCCGCCTGAAAAGTATTTTC containing:
- a CDS encoding ulilysin; amino-acid sequence: MAEKFESRGIEEASSEVPTQRRCGAMEVHHRLLRSASYVRERDQIENLALKYKQGFRAISRMEIVKIPVVVHVVWNEEEENISDAQIQSQIDILNKDFRKLNSDVSQVPSVWSNLIADLGIEFFLATKDPNGNQTTGITRTQTSVTFFTTSDEVKFASSGGEDAWPADRYLNIWVCHVLKSEIGQDILGYAQFPGGPAETDGVVIVDAAFGTTGTALPPFDKGRTATHEIGHWLNLYHIWGDELRFEDPCSRSDEVDDTPNQADPNFGCPSYPHVSCSNGPNGDMFMNYMDYVDDKCMVMFTQGQATRVNACLDGPRSSFLARVEETEKKEAPSKREMPMPR
- the trxA gene encoding thioredoxin gives rise to the protein MKPMLLDFSATWCGPCRMQKPILEELEKKYGDKVEFKVVDVDENQELASKYGIHAVPTLIIQKDGTEVKRFMGVTQGSILAAELDKLL
- a CDS encoding DUF1638 domain-containing protein; this encodes MEPELHRNPRELKNRVYENVENLSSFSSGILLFYGLCGNVLGNVEKDFERRAFPCPVRRRGG
- a CDS encoding M28 family metallopeptidase; the encoded protein is MLPEEVSRFTEGEGDWWTIRPLAMDSVVMDIIKPEAREAVPRMQANIEAVSQSTYNYYLSSLVNFLTRHSLSSQFTSAATWATDQLQNFGYQVELIPINVGSGESYNVIADRSGNESGARKLILVTAHLDSVNLTGGREAPAPGADDNASGAAGVLEIARVLAEHPAKQDLRLILFGGEEQGLHGSKQYVSGLATSERARISAVINMDMVATLNTASPTVLLEGAPVSRTIMGELAEAASTYTSLAVQTSENPFASDHVPFIDELIPAVLTIEGTDSSNTNVHTANDTLDHINCGLALDIVRMNLAVTFRLLGVDESQTP
- a CDS encoding DUF1699 family protein — protein: MRIRVVSSREEIFTLNPNERIVHLAFRPSNKDIFGLVETCPKIEVIQLPKSYMRTVSKSIEMFLLMQRIQLLEGDVWGHRKDINEYYAIPSSVIEKIKAMKIEGKPAEEIEKKISRESKLNPEMVAYILNKEASV
- a CDS encoding DUF1638 domain-containing protein, which gives rise to MDNYLKILKSVSDSGTYLFTPTYSKSWREPIELDRLHHDPAKVLKIMKKTREMIGYKKVAKINTGLEYTENFDDLIREFAEIFDFEIRVFLIFSGFSSISRQPQNFIPI
- a CDS encoding transposase is translated as MGKGNIAIDKSMIKTIVDGKIIIPLPKVLVGNRYYPMFSIFSPTQCDSCGSKLHVNSHHTCFIISRYGTISLNVTYWLCPTCKKHYHDQVIGVQGSANYSSEYYDTQINVRYDGRCSLHNSRRIGETYTEGVINVCGRAPCPTSLWLYEQKLAKLSKQELLNQGVSFEETLYVDGNWIKNGWKKKLEEFIGTKLTKKEWKKMRYKSVYVVATKEKVILDFEVTERLPTIEALMPLFIRIKNRFPEDKIKKIVSDEDKAIIGAVKMVFPEVTHSFCVFHQLKNVSKRYYEEFSSIEEIPDNDKITYNEISQLILSDTVISAVAHIQKIREFNSDLELSEASHKAISYAEEIFSKNVSFLKKGFTPETDNTMEQIFSLICDIVDKARSFKTNNGLTNFCYNLFTFFNKRCFSTGKWKGFSPLMRARFQYG